A window of Daucus carota subsp. sativus chromosome 2, DH1 v3.0, whole genome shotgun sequence genomic DNA:
CTGTAGAAGTATATCCATGCTCAACTGCTACATGAAACGGTGTTGATACCGTATCTCCGTACACAAATTGATATCCAACATCCTTTTGTGCTTCAATTAGTGGACCAAGTATTGAAACAAATTCATGATAAGCAGCATAGTGAAGTGGAGTCCAACCATCTACTTCAGCAAAAGTTACAAGGTGTTTTCTCCATTTCAAGAGACCTAATACAGAGTCTGGAAACATATTCGATCAACTATGTAAATCACATGGAACAAgaagtaaaaaaatatgtaatgaACGTAAAGTTGATTGGCATtacataatgtataaaaaaagttaaatttagAACATTGCTATTATATCTCACATCACAGTGAAATTTAGAGAGTTTTTAATTCCGATATAAGTTATAACAAGAACAAGAGTGCAACTGCTTAATTACTGGTATAGTTTTAATGTATTATTTACTCGTAAATGAATGTATTCACATGAAAAATTCCTATACAATAGATATAGAGTACCTTTATCGCGTCTCTTAATAGCAAGAATCAAAGTGAGCACACCTTTATGATCCGGGTTAATTCCAGCTTCATAAGTTTCAGACAGTAATTTGACAATATCCGTACTATACTCATCGTCGATGGCCTTGTAGATTAAACGCATAAGGCCATGTTTTTTGCTTCCACGACAATTTTGATAGGCAAGATCCTCTTCTAATAATAGCTTAACCACCCCCACATTGTTTCTCTCCACCGCCAGTTGCAAGACAGTGTTTCCAAACTCATCAGTGCTATTAAATAAAGATTTTACACCTGATGCATCCTCTTCACTATTCCAACGTTTGAATGCATCAAAAATCATCCCAACCGCATCTTTCCATTCTTCCGTCGCTGCAAGTCAAATTGAAATAATCATTTGTACAAGTTTCAAATACGATTTTCTTGTAAGTAAAAATTTGTGACAAAATTAAAGGTGAATATTTTTAAACCTCCTCTTACTCgaaattttttcatataaatttttggAATGAGATTATGGATATGAGACCTTTCCTAACTTAagctataatatttaataaagttgattcattaatatattacatacctTGCATATTCTTAATAAGAGCATGCAAAGCACTGGCGCTGCCACCAGGACCCTCCAGAGACTGTGCTGTGCAAGCTGTACAAATCTCCTTTATTATAGCCATGTACCCTTTTTCCGCAGCTATGTAGATTGGAGTTTTGCCTTCATAATTTTGGATATGTCTATCACTTGGATCTGCTTCTACTAAGAGCTTGACAATCGCCACGTTACCGTTAAGGGCTGCTACATGTAAGGCAGTGTTCCGCATTGGACTAGTAGCTAGCCTAATAAAAGCTTTAAAAGCACTAAATGGATTATGGGTATCATCACGTGCTGAAGAAGAAGGCAAATGTCGTCTGGCGGCATCAATGAGGACCTCAACCACTTGAGTGTGTCCATGATGTGCTGCAAGGTGAAGTGcagtttgttttaatttatccTGCTTGACCAATAGGTCTTTGTTTGAAAATTCTGTCACAATGAATCGCACGCGTTCTGTGTATCCTCTCTTGGATTCAACGTGAAGGATAGTTTCTCCATCTTCGTTCAGTCTTTCGGCTTCCATCTCCAATGCAGCTCTGGCATTAGCATCTCCAGCAATTGCATCTGTAAACCAATGGGCAACAGCACGAGTATTTTTATACCTTTCTAGATCTGCTTTCATCCGTGCATCCCtttcatttattaataattttgtagCTTTATTAAACATCACATCCTTTCTCTGTCTTTTACTTGGGAGCACTAAACTTTCCGATAGATCCATTATCCAATCAGTCTGGACATCGTCgagtacaatttttatttgtacCTGTGAAGAAAGGACATCCCACCATCATGAAAATTTATCCATAAGACCGATATGATTTTGTATTACCTAATTTTGTTTCTTTAATATCCTTTTAATTTACATTTTTGATATAGTATAATCGTTACTTTCAAAAGAAAAGTATAGTGTTACACATCAAAAGGAAAAGTTAATTGTAATAAAACGCAGCTTTCATGATTtagtagaaaatagaaatgtAAGGAATAAACGTACCTGATCAGCAATAATTTCATCTTCAAGATATAACATGTCACGAGGAGTccaatatttgttattttttaccATTGTGTTAATCCCGTTATGTTTCATAAGTTCCGGGATGAAGCAACCACGGGAAACAAGTATGTGGAGAGGTGTATCACCATTATCATCTTGCTCGTTCAATATCTTGTCCTTATATTGTTGCGgacaatatttcaaaataccttgtatcatctcttttttgtttttggtgGCCGCCAAATGTAGTACGTTTTGACCCCTCTTATTAACAGCGGTGTATTCAGAAGATGAAACTGGCCATATTTGCATAAGTTGTATAACTGTAGATGTATATCCACCCTCGACCGCTAAATGAAATGGTGTTATTATATCTTCATATACAAATTGGTATCCAACATCTTTTAGTGCTGTTATTATGACATcaagtatagaatcaaattcataATAAGCGGCGTGGTGAAGTGGTGTCCAGCCTTGATGGTCCACAAAGCTTGCTAGGTACTTGTTTTCTCCCAACAAATGCAATACAGACACTGAAAAAAAACTTGATTTTGTTTAATACAACTACTTGCCTAGAGTAGCAGCATAGTTTACTTGAAATAAACATGCCAGATTGGAGGTTTGTATTCATCATAGAGGAGGAATGATTCCAAATGTATTAGAGATTAATTTAGCAGAAACAATCAAGGAGTCAAAAGCCTTGATATTTGAGAATAAAACGGGAGTGCCTTTAGCAGAGGCGCAAAAGCAACATCAGACAGCAAAGATTTTCCCATACGTTGACGAAATCACTCTTTTCTCTATGTCTACATGATGTGTTTTAAATTTaccattaaattttaatagatatgagtaattttatatcatatatataattgaattcTTTGAATAACATACCTTTATCACGCCTTTTAATAGCAAGAATCAAAGCAACCGCGCCTTTGTGACCGCCAGCTTCATAAGGTTTAGAAAGAATATTGACAATATCGATATACTCCTTATCCATGGCTCTGTATATTAAAGGGAGAAGACTTTCTGATTTACTTCCAGGACCATGTTGATAGGCCGGATCTTCTTCTAGTAACAGTTCAACCACGTTCACGTGATTACCCTTTACTGCCAGTTCCAAGACCGTGCATCCGGACTCATCAGTTTTATTAAATAGAGCTTCAAAGCTTAATGGTGGTACATCCTGAGTACTCGAACGTTTGGCTACATTGATGATCATGCTGATCATATCTTCTTGTTTTTCCTTGACTGCAAGTCAAGTGCAAATATTGATTGTACAttattacatatttattttactaaatttgcatttaaaaaatgttatactttaatttaatatatatttttgagctGACTGCTCATGAGTCCCTTCTATAATATCTATACAAATCCTTTGTATTTAAGGCAGTATAACAAATTGAATAATTTGTGTGAAGAAGGACTCCGTCTATTATATTTTGACAACAGCGCAGTAGCTTTTGTCGAAATTTGTCAAGTAAAAATGTTGAATTAGCATAAAGATTGGATGAGAAAGGCCGTCATTAACATACACTTAAgttaagggttaattatctagttggaaACTGAACTGAAaatggtatcaagatggtcactaaagtcaccaaaACAGaagattaaagaaaaaaatgtaAACAGTATTGTCATTGTTAATAATTGTTTGTCGTGAGTCAGGAAATTATATCAAGTACTCCATACCTTTGTGGACATTCTTAAGAGCAGCTTGTAGAGCAGCATGTAAAGCAGTACTACCGCGAGGACCGTCCAAAGATGGGGCCGTGCAAGTTGTACAGATTATCTCTACTATATCGTTGTACCCTTCTTCCGCGGCTAAATACAGTGGCGTTTTACCCACTAGGTTTTGAAGATGTGCATCACTTGAATCGGCCTCTACTAATAGCTTAACAACAGAAGCATGACCCATCTCAGCAGCTAAATGTAAGGCGGTGTTCAACCATGAATCAGCATGCCTaaggaaagcttgaagagaagtAAATGGATTATCACTAGCTGATGAAGAATACTGCAGATGTCTAGCTGCATCAATGAGGACCTCAGCCACTTGGGTGCGTCCATAATACGCAGCCCATGTAAGAGCAGTCTTTTGTTGATTTTCCAGCTCCACCAAAAGGTTTTTGTGTGCAAACTGCTTCAAAATGAATCGAACACGATCTGTGTTTCCATTTATGGATTCAGTGTGAAGGATTGTTCTGCGATCTTTGTCCAGTCTATCAGCTTTCAACTCTAATTTAGCAATCGCATCAGCGTCTCCGGCAATGGCAGCATCGTACAAAGTATTCAGATCCataactgtgtatataatctGTAGTCGATTATTAGAAGAAACTGTATTCAGATGCTAGTCATTCATCACAAATTCCAAACCAAAATATGTTATCGACTTGGAATTTTATGACTTGAGTAAATTTCTGCAACTACATATATACAATACAATCACTTCGATCCATTACACATTAACATggaatacaaatataaaactcATATGTTTTGGTGAGTTAGATTCAAGAAAATCCGTTTCACGCAGCAGTCTTTAAAGAATCACATGCCACACATGTCCAGGGCGAGAGTGGATGACAGAATATAACAAAAACGCTTAAACTAATGCCACGGCCACCTCTAACAACCCTATAGTTAAataattttagtgatattaATAATCCTTATTACACTGCTCCACACCACTAAACAAGTCGggaattcatctttgacaattgTATCTTGTCGGCAGTGGCGGAATCAGAGGGGGCTAGGGGATACTAGAGTCCCCCCTAACCTCGAAAAAACAGTGTAAATTATTTTCCCAGCCCCCGCTCAATTATTCGTGTCAATATAATTTAGGGCACTTAGATCGAGTTCAAGACATGCCTTATAACATGTCCTAAGTCAAAATTTAGGgtatttgatgaaaaatgttgatccaaTAATATCCTAACAATATCCTAGTGATGCATTTTATTACTAGAACAACCTCTTGAAGTCTTATTTATAAAGCATCTTTCTCCTtgttatattcatatattataataaattgttATACATACTCTCTTTCTATCTCTCTCCTTTGAACTTGCTCTTAGTATAAAGAGAGTCTgattaacaaatacattcaaacaGATACACTCATAAGTCTCATCATGAGCTTGGTCTTACTTCACCGTCGTGAAACGATACTACTCTAACTCAGTTTCTCACTGCGATAAATTCATTCAACCACGAACCCGCGACATTATGCTCAGCTGCGCTCTCTTTTCCAGCGGCCGGCTCCCTGTGCCCACTGCCCACAGGCAGTGGGCACCCTCTTCGACTTTAGTAGGCTTAATATTTCCGGCAATGGAGTTCTTGTGGGAAGGACAAACCGGGCCTTTAGTGGTCGCTATTCTATAAGTCAATTTTTTTTCGACGCCGCTTCTTATTGTTGTATTTATGTTAATGCACTCAGACAACGTTCTCTTTCAAGCTTTTTAACCAATCAATACGTGCAACCTAGAGAGATGGTCGTCTCTCTTTAATGAATGTGGTATCAAGGTtcgattcaaatttcaatcggTCTTTTACAATCTCACTTGCTTTCAAATTTGAGCCCCCCCTAAATATtattcctggttccgccactgcttGTCGCTCACTACATGCCCCAGCTATAGTATGAGTTTTCCCAACATTTTCTTCCCCGCCGTAGTACAAATTAATGGGGACGTTTGGTTTAACTTAAAAAGTGTGAgcttatttacaaaaaaaatggtctaattttagttattgaaatcaaatttcaaaaacaaaaaaaagtcactaaaaaattagtattttctaattttcaggTTCATACTTATAAATCGaaaattgacttataaattatttatacaagTAGCACAAATCTCATTTATAAGTACAGAAGTTGCCCTTTTAAGTCGAGCAACAATATTTGgtcataaaaaatatgtgatCAATAATGTATTTTTGGTGCGCTTTTAGTGAAATATGAAATTGGGCTTGGATAAAACCAATTGAACCGCCAATTGGGTTTACAGTGATAAATTTGCATTTGCACCATGAAAGAATCGAATTGAAATCAACAATCCAAGACCTATTTCTAATGATCCACGTCCTGGTCCCTCaccaacttggtaagagaatatattaatACTGAAAATTCAAACAATTACAGAGTAGTAATATATCTTCCTTTCTCCTATGGAAGCTTGCTGTTTTTATGAGTGGAATGTAAATAGTTCGACACTAACTTATCCTGAGCAACCCGTTCCTGAACCTTTGAATACCTTGATCTCCACTACTTGAATTCTTCTGTTCCTTGAACCCTATGCACCTCAGAAGTAGTGTGACTATCTTACCTAGCTCCCTTGTTCTTATCCAAGAGCC
This region includes:
- the LOC108207154 gene encoding uncharacterized protein LOC108207154, whose product is MDLNTLYDAAIAGDADAIAKLELKADRLDKDRRTILHTESINGNTDRVRFILKQFAHKNLLVELENQQKTALTWAAYYGRTQVAEVLIDAARHLQYSSSASDNPFTSLQAFLRHADSWLNTALHLAAEMGHASVVKLLVEADSSDAHLQNLVGKTPLYLAAEEGYNDIVEIICTTCTAPSLDGPRGSTALHAALQAALKNVHKVKEKQEDMISMIINVAKRSSTQDVPPLSFEALFNKTDESGCTVLELAVKGNHVNVVELLLEEDPAYQHGPGSKSESLLPLIYRAMDKEYIDIVNILSKPYEAGGHKGAVALILAIKRRDKVSVLHLLGENKYLASFVDHQGWTPLHHAAYYEFDSILDVIITALKDVGYQFVYEDIITPFHLAVEGGYTSTVIQLMQIWPVSSSEYTAVNKRGQNVLHLAATKNKKEMIQGILKYCPQQYKDKILNEQDDNGDTPLHILVSRGCFIPELMKHNGINTMVKNNKYWTPRDMLYLEDEIIADQVQIKIVLDDVQTDWIMDLSESLVLPSKRQRKDVMFNKATKLLINERDARMKADLERYKNTRAVAHWFTDAIAGDANARAALEMEAERLNEDGETILHVESKRGYTERVRFIVTEFSNKDLLVKQDKLKQTALHLAAHHGHTQVVEVLIDAARRHLPSSSARDDTHNPFSAFKAFIRLATSPMRNTALHVAALNGNVAIVKLLVEADPSDRHIQNYEGKTPIYIAAEKGYMAIIKEICTACTAQSLEGPGGSASALHALIKNMQATEEWKDAVGMIFDAFKRWNSEEDASGVKSLFNSTDEFGNTVLQLAVERNNVGVVKLLLEEDLAYQNCRGSKKHGLMRLIYKAIDDEYSTDIVKLLSETYEAGINPDHKGVLTLILAIKRRDKDSVLGLLKWRKHLVTFAEVDGWTPLHYAAYHEFVSILGPLIEAQKDVGYQFVYGDTVSTPFHVAVEHGYTSTVIQLVKLWPSTSSAYTAVNKNSRNILHLAAAKNNKHMVQGILKYCPQKYKDQLLQQQDVNGDTPLHLLISNGCFVPELIEHKGLNTMVKNKKSWTPRDMLYFKDDIIAEQVKIKIALDDVQSNSSRKFWRKSMKKDTDILESSVLPSKREKKDFIFDKYTKILIDEKNAQMKKDLERYKKRTNTQIVVSALITTVTFTVGFTMPGGLHQSGEVDEGLVILSKKTAFNAFMVSDALALLLSTCSLFLYFLESMYEDPHQVSKLNAASTGLNIVSVMAMMLTFITGTYVVLSHSPAIAITVCLIGSFFFLFIIVLLIKMIYDRHVKRNAD